The Centroberyx gerrardi isolate f3 chromosome 8, fCenGer3.hap1.cur.20231027, whole genome shotgun sequence genomic sequence CATAAAATGGACTCACTCTTTGTCTGAAGGCCTCACTTAGCTCCATTACAAACacttgtgggaaaaaaaagcataccTTTTTATTTTGTAGGAGTATTCAGCAGCTGGTATAAACTTCTATACAAATACTGTATTACAACTAAATATGAAATACAGCATtaacaaaaatttaaaaaagggaCTGTAGTTCAACATTATTTTTGGGTTGGTCCCATACACTGACTGCCTTATTTAGTAATCCCTTTCCTCGCACATTAAGAGATACTGtccaacaaaaaaatgtgtttaaaccTAGGTTCAAGATTCAAGACATGAGCTATTCATAAACCACACACATTACCTGTTCAACTTATCACAAAAATACATTGGTGCTGGCAATACTTGGTGTGAAAAACACGAgctgacatactgtacagtatgttggctACTGAATTGATAGACAATCCATAAAACCCACTGAACAAACTTTTTTATCACATGAAATGACACGCAAACGCTGCTGTTAGTGCAACTCTTGTGTTTCCACTGTTGCTGTAGCTGAGCATGCAGAGCATTTCTGAAAGGTGACTGGTGATTCCATCTGCGTTTCCTTAATTCACACATAGTATACAGtaaagacaggaaggaaagtAATGACAGAAATTTGCAATAGCATAGCATATGAACTCATCTAGGACATCCCCATGCAATGGAAATTATGGGTTGGATTTGtatacatgtatttattttccttggcataatgtttttgtgaaattaacACAGCTGATTTAGGGAAGAGGTAGCCTAATTAATTTAAAGTAATTGCTACTGGTCCCATACCCACAGAAATGAAACACTTGAGAACAGCATTTGAAAGCTACTTGCCCTCCTGCAGATGTAGAGCttctatagacacacacagaccatccAGGTACAGCTAAGTTATGAGTATTGCTACCAGTGTCTCTTTATTCCTCTTAGAATTACAGATTTAGCAGCTTTTACAATTTTGTGAGTGTTGACAGTGGAGAAAAATCAAATATCTATAGTAAAAGTCAATGTGGCTGACAAACAAAAATGCAATATACGTTCAGATTTGGTCAccaataatttaaaaatatgGTTTGAATGGGAATCTACAAGCAGGGGACGAGTGTGTACCCCAACAGCGTGCTTTTTCCACTGCTCCCCACCTCTCTTTATGTGTTTATGGAACGGGAGCCATGTTGAggttgtctgtgtgcatgtctggCATGGTCCTCTCTGGTCTCAGACACACCGCCAGACGCTGAGGGAAACAAGACAGTCGGGGAAGGAGAGCAGTGGGAAATTCAGAACGAGGTGTGGAAGAAAGGAGATTTATCACATGTTGCTGAATCTCACGCCGTTTTGGGTACAATTTTCTGTCTCATCTGAGCTGTAGCATATGATCCACTGACCTGTTTGAGAGATCCAGGGGTCCACACCAGCTTGTAGACCATGTAGATAGGGATCCACATGAAGGATGAGAAGCCGATGATGTAGCCCACGGTGATGCTCCAGTCAGGATACTTGTAGTCAAACAGCGTGAGGGGGGGCGCTTTCAGCAGGGAGCTCACTATGATATACTGGGAATAGAGGGGAAGAACTGAGAAAGCAACCCTATATATTTCTGAAATCCCCCCTAGCATTTTGCCTTCATTTCCATAGGTGAATGTCAATTTTATCTTTATATGTAAGAAATTACTAACATTACGGCAAGGTAATATCAGCCACACTGACATACAGAATAGAAGAAATAATAAGGGAAATCACGCTATAACACTGCAAAATGTCAACAGCCAGAGAGATGGATGCAAAAGGCAGACAAGATATTTGGTTGCTGTATGTAGGTGAAGGAAACTGACATTTACACAAGTGTTATGCACTACGCATACTGCAGAGAAATACTTGAATAAGGCATTTGATGAAGAGAAGGGTTTAATGTATCACTGAAGGTCAGCTGTTAAGGCTCTACAGCCTTCAAAGGCCGCTGGCCCAGTCATCTTTGTCCTGTCTTTTGATCTTACACTGAGCATTCACCCATGTCATTTAGCCTGGCCTGGTACTGCCCATTGATCTCTAGATGACTTGAATGAGTGTAGCTTATTTGATCTTCTTTTTCAAAAGGGCTACACGCGGTAAACTATTGCCAATTCACTTGTATCATAACGAAACAGGTTATAAATACATTGTTGTACAATCTAAGTAAATGatataaatgtaaaagtttagATTCATTGGTTGATTGTTTAAATTTTTGCCTCTTACCGCGAGAAATGCTGGACTGATGGCGACCCAGCACACCTTCCAGAATAATCCAGGAGCGTTGCCCAGCATGGCTTGAATGTCACTGCTAAATCTTTTGATACCTGCAAGCGATTTCAAAGTTACTGAAAGCAAATGGCATATGAGATGATCTCACTTGTTTTTCTGAATTCTATAAGTTGGTCAGCCACCATTTTTTATCTCAGGGTCATCAATTTACATTAGAGATAAAAGAAACTGGATAATAATTTCTTGCTTACCATAGAACCAGGAAACAGCAATGGCCTCAAGGAAACCGACAGCGATAATGGAGCATCCTACTCCAAATTCCTCCAGCAGCTTCACCACATAGGCTCCACCCTGTTAATAGCCAATAACATATAAAATAGGTTAATAACACAAGTCATCATCATGGTTTTCCTCCATGAGAGCAACAGAATGCAGATCTCAGGATTGTAATTAGCAAGTTAACTACAAATAACACATTATGGACAGTATTATGGATCTATAGAACCACCTATAGCCTCACCAAGTGCTTGAAGGTGATCGTTTCAACTAATAAGGAGTTGATTGCGgttaaaattttaaaaacatATCAGTTACTTACATTTGTGAGGGTGCTGAGAGAGCCCAGAAAGCAGACAACTACCAAGCCCAGAACAAAAAGTTCACGTCTGTGAGAGAAATAATCTGGGTATTCATCCAACACAGCAGTGATGATCGCCTCCAGACCGCCGAACTGAGACAAACAGCAAAGACATGTATTGTTGGAGAAACACAAGAATTTAAAATACACTATATACATGTTTCAATCTATAATAAGCAATTAAACTGATTTGGATAGAAGTAAATATGCACATTTCAGTAAAATTAACATCACAACAGCTCTGCATGTAGGCCCCATTTGCATATTTGGagttaatgaaaataaatgagacTAAAAGGTTTTATAGAAATGAAATGTAAGTGCAATAAATGCTGGAAAATAAGCAAACAAGCTACTTTTATGGTTAGTCTATATATTATTCATGCTACATCTACAAGGCCTAGAAGATTATTCAACTTGATCTGCGATGTAAGGGCTTGAGTAAACTGTTATACTTAGTTGTGTTATTTCATCGcttttttaacattattttttattgttataaaatatattttaaatgttcAGCTTTCAAAGTTCGTACCGTGCTGTCAAGACCCAGGGTGATCATCATCACAAAAAAGATGATGGCAAAGAAGGTTGAGCCCATCATGTTGGCAATGGCTTCTGGGTACGTGATGAAGAGGAGACTCGGTcctgaaaacatgaaaagattGAATATGAAGAGACTGGGGTGAATATTTGATCTGCGGTTTAGTCCTTccatttgattattttcattctAAAACTCAGATCCTCACCTTTATCCCTGGCCACATCCTCTACCTCCACCTTCCTCATCTCTGCCATGTAGCCCAGCACCGTGAAGATTACAAACCCCGACACGAAGCTAGTCAGACAGTTCACTAAACTCGTCACGATGGCATCgctgttgaggaaaaaaaaggtaaatataAGCCTTGTTCAAGCCAAGATGGTGTCTGACAAAGAGACAAAACTGATATCTGCAGGAGCCAATAATACTCATTCATATTGCTTGTGTTAAATCTAGTAGTGGTATTGGTAAATCTATCACCAAAGTCAATTCTGTCTTTGaatgtaatttttcatttctatCAGCGATACTACTTGTGTCTTGCTATTGTGAAAGGCGGTCAGTACCTCGCTGAACCACATCTGACCTTTGCTTAATTAGTTCCTTTGAATTCTCTCTTCAGCCTGATTTTCTGTGTGAGGCATGAGGATAATCCTGGCCAGCAACCATACACTTCCTGCAACAATACTAATGAAGTATACTCCACTGAAGGATGTGTGCTGTGTTCATTagattaataaaacaaacaatctCAATAGAAATGTGTCACACTGTAAACATTCATTCTCACAGGGTTTTATCTTAGTTTTTTTTAGCAGAATGCATTTATTGGAAGAAAAATTGTATCTATAAAATGTTTTACAGAAATGAAACAGCCGAATTCTAATCAtaatatgaagggtttcatgcAGAAACATCTATAtcaattttgacctttaaatgTTACCTGATGTTCACTGCTAAAAATTGAATCAACACAAATAACTGCATCCTCTAATCTTCTACATTTTATGAAGAACAGAGCTCAAGATAGCTGATAACTTTGGCAATTTATTCAATAATATGTTTAACTTTCACAcccacagtcattttgtcagagtaggtgtcatatttttcagatggtgaatatctcattttggattgaaacccTTCATTTAGTGTCACAGTTGCTCCACTACTGAGTGTGTTTATGATTAATCTGATGTAAtaactatacagtatgtgaacgTATGTGAAAGCTAAACATGATTTTTAAATATACTTTAAACTGTAAATGATTTGTTTGTACTGTTTGTAAACACTGGTGAAACATGGAACAATACTTATCCATAAGGAATCTGTGTATATACCCTAAAGTCACACATATTGAAAAACAACAGTATTTTCGCATTGATGaacatgtatttttgaaatggtTTCTTTGAATATGTTTGTCAAATATGTTTGTCAAACCGTCAAAATACAGTTCCAAGGTTTTCACTGGACAGCAGGGCTCAGGTTCATTCATGATCTGTGTGTTCACTGACTTCTCAGTGTGTCATTTCCTCACGTCACTCTGCTCTACTAATTACATTAACCACAAACACCACTAGTCATACTGGGAGTCTAAAATTTAATTTCTCCTTCTGCGTTGCTTGGCATTCATGTCCACCATGTAGTATTCACCACTCCCTGCTCTAATAGCACTGACTCATCCATATTATCTTGTTTATTCAACACATCTACAGTAAATCCCATTGTTCCTGTTGGAGTTTCTACAGCCTACTATGTATAGAGTCATCAGTGTGACGGATACAGTATAAGCCTTAGATTTGAATGGGGGAGTGGACCCATGAATATTTATACAAAGGTTTCAGCCATTCATTCAGACCCTCTACCTCTATTTATTTACCTATATTTATGCCATATATGCAACATTCACGCAATTCAATGCATCATACTGTGGCTGATGTTTTCGTAGATGCCTATGGCTGGGCATGAAGGCTCAGTTCTTACCGATAGCAGTTGTTTGTGAAAGGATTGTAGCTGGAGAGGGCCAGGAGAACGCCGAACCCAGGCCCCAGAGAGAAGAATATCTGAGCCGCAGCATCTACCCACACCTGCAGAAGACAGAAAGACTCATTATACTATCTGGCCAGTGTCATTATTGCACATAATACCAGCCTCTGGCACTCTTTTGGTACATGTTTTGAGATATTCTGGGTTTTGAACTGAAAGGGAAGCATGATAgcataaaaaaaactcatttcTTATACAAAAACACCAATTTCCTTCCAAGTCAAATCTACAaaatctgtttctttcttttcaacGATTCAGCAACAATGCACAAATAAATAAGAGCATCgtcaatgttttattttattattggtGTAGCTCATTGTGGTCTGTGCCCCCAGTAACATTTGTGGAGCTGGAAAGTGCTGTGATAGCCATATAGAAATCGAGCTGCCACACAGCTGTACACAGAGAGATCTGAAGAGGAGCGTGCGTTCggcagaaaaaagaagagggagcATTGGATATCGGTGAGTGAGATAGAAAGGGAGGCCTTTGTTAATGGGGAAAAAATCTAAACCAATTATGCATCTTATTATCCTGGTCTGTGGCTTATTTAtgcatctcatttcatctcatccaTATTCCCTGGAACCAAAGCACTCACACACGCTCAGCAAACAACTGCACCGAGCAGAGCAGAAAGCTGCGGACGGTTTAATAGACCTCCAGAAACCTAATTCAACAGGACAATTCTCAATGAACCAAACGTATGAGACAACTTGGCCATATTTTTCCTCCAAGAGACGGTTACATCCCGTCCTTGTGTGACGTAGACCGACTCTGTTCAACTCACACTGGTCTCGAGGAGCTTCCCCCACTGGGGTTTGAGGTAAAACACCACACCTCTCCAGGCGCCTGGTAGAGTGGCGCCACGGATCAGCAGGATGAACAGCACTACATAGGGCAAGGTGGCGGTCACCCACACTACctggcatagagagagagagagagagagagagagagaaaatgaggaagagaataagagagagagaggggggatggcAGGCGGGAGATCATAGCTTTGTGATGAAAGTAAAGATGATATGAAATGCAATAATCCTCCTGGTTATGTGGGACGAAAACTATTATTATGGGTATAAAGCTTCGCTAGTGTGTTACCTTCCCGGAAGTTTTCACCCCCTTCCAGAGGCTGAAGTACACTATggtgaaaatgagaaaaaggcAGAGCATCAGCTGCCAGCGAACGCCCCCGACGTTACGCAGCCCGGACGACTTGTGGATCTCAAGAACATTCCTCCTGTTGGGATAAAACACGTGAATCAGCAAGTTTTCATCACATAACAGAGTATTCCTCATACAAAACCATTAGATTACAATCTCTCTAAAGTcatttttatgtgattttttttttttttttttacttacacTTACATGCACTTACGTGTAAAATTCCTCTGCCGGAGACCTGGAGGAATTTGTCCAGGTGACGTTGTCCCTGCCAAAGTAGTTGGTGCAGTCGGGAGTGTTCCACACGTTGTCGCAGTTGGTCCAGGGCAAGATGCTGGAGAAAGAGGAGTAGAAGTAGAAGAGCGCCCAGGCGATGATGGTGTTGTAGTAGAAGGACACATACAGAGCGATGATGCAAATGGCATATCCTATACCTGAAAACAGGGCAGAAACACGGGTGAGGAGTAGAAAAGAGTAGAGTCATGTGAGTATCTGCAGTCTGTTGCtgtaactggaaaaaaaaacagtgatcaCATGGAATTACTGCTGAACAAGATCATAAGTGATTCTCATATTATGCTTGAACAGACTTTTTTCAttatgaaaatacaaacatgaACTTAATTTTAAACAAGTGGAAATAGTTAATCATGGTTGAACATATTATTCTTATAACACTATCTAAATTGCACTCTGTGAATTTAATAAAACGTGATTTAACATCATATTCGATTGATTTGAAGGCAAAGTATTGCAAAAGTAACTGAGGACATTCAGGTTAGTTAACCCTATTAATTATATTATTGGTACCAGTTCTAAGCAGGTTGGTAGTCTAATCCCCGACAGATTGCAATTTGAAAATTACCTTCTTG encodes the following:
- the slc6a4b gene encoding solute carrier family 6 member 4b, whose amino-acid sequence is MPRQDSAVMAGSLTAHGSPNPGYNTNAVPVPVITQTDSRDKWSKKMDFLLSVIGFAVDLGNVWRFPYICYQNGGGAFLIPYILMAIFGGVPLFYMELALGQFHRTGAISIWKHICPIFKGIGYAICIIALYVSFYYNTIIAWALFYFYSSFSSILPWTNCDNVWNTPDCTNYFGRDNVTWTNSSRSPAEEFYTRNVLEIHKSSGLRNVGGVRWQLMLCLFLIFTIVYFSLWKGVKTSGKVVWVTATLPYVVLFILLIRGATLPGAWRGVVFYLKPQWGKLLETSVWVDAAAQIFFSLGPGFGVLLALSSYNPFTNNCYRDAIVTSLVNCLTSFVSGFVIFTVLGYMAEMRKVEVEDVARDKGPSLLFITYPEAIANMMGSTFFAIIFFVMMITLGLDSTFGGLEAIITAVLDEYPDYFSHRRELFVLGLVVVCFLGSLSTLTNGGAYVVKLLEEFGVGCSIIAVGFLEAIAVSWFYGIKRFSSDIQAMLGNAPGLFWKVCWVAISPAFLAYIIVSSLLKAPPLTLFDYKYPDWSITVGYIIGFSSFMWIPIYMVYKLVWTPGSLKQRLAVCLRPERTMPDMHTDNLNMAPVP